ACATTTTCGTTAAGATGTATAGATTTAAAGCACCGCTGAGAATTAAGATCAACAGAGTCAGCAACTGAAAATGCTTCTCCTGTGACTGACAGGGACCTGTGTAGACGTGAACCAAGAGAGCTCACACATGTGCCCCAGAGGACAGCTACAAGAATGCTCCTCCACGGTGAGCAGCCAAGGCCTGTCAACATTTGGGTGGGTAATAAGCTGTGCTTTAGTCACACGAGAGAAAAATGACGCAATGAGAATGAataacctggggctggagagatggctcagtggttaagagcaccgacctgctcttccggaggtcctgagttcaattcccagcaaccacatggtggctcacgaccatctgtaatgggattcgatgccctcttctggggtgtctgaagacagtgacagtgtactcatatacatacaataaataaaataaaactccttataaaaagaagaaagaaaatgaacatccTGGCAGATAACTTACAAACCTAACACCAAGAAAAAGCATTCGCAGAAGAATACAAAAGAGCATATCTAGTCAACTGAGCCAGCTCCGCGCAAGTCCAGAAACAGGAAAAGCTGCAACGCAGATCCCAAGTTAGAAACACGGACCTCTAGAGGTGGCTGAGCGCCGACTGTAATGACTCTCAATTGCATAAGGAGCACCCCCCAAAGATGATCAATAAGGAAACTGATTAATGATCTGCATGATATTCAGTCCCAGTGATGAAGAGGCCGAGGCTGGGGGAGGATTAACACAGTTTCAAAGCTAGCTTGGCCTACAAAATGAGTTCCGGACCAGCCAACAGAAATATACAGCAAgacctgtctgaaaacaaaaacaaacaaaggttgtgtgtctgtctgactgcAGACTAGAAGGCAGAACCACAATAGAGTGCCGGACCGGCTCCTTTATTCACTTAGTGTAGGGCACAGTCTTACACGCCGTGACATCAGtccatcaaaaataaaatcagcagTACTGTTATCTTTACTTCATGGAAGAAAAATTAGATATTTAGAGCTAAGTTTAAATCCCTTGAACGTCACTTCTTTGTAGATGCAGCTAATTGAGGGCTCATTGGTGGAGCGTTTAGAAAGGGCTGTAGCTCATTGGTGGAGCATTTAGAAAGGGCTGTAGCTCATTGGTGGAGCATTTAGAAAGGGCTGTAGCTCATTGGTGGAGCATTTAGAAAGGGCTGTAGCTCGTTGGTGGAGCATTTAGAAAGGGCTGTAGCTCGTTGGTGGAGCATTTAGAAAGGGCTGTAGCTCACTGGTGGAGCATTTAGAAAGGGCTGTAGCTCGTTGGTGGAGCATTTAGAAAGGGCTGTAGCTCGTTGGTGGAGCATTTAGAAAGGGCTGTAGCTCACTGGTGGAACGTCTATACAGGCATGCTTGGGACTCTGTTAAGTCTTTACTACCACAGAAAAACcaacacccccgcccccaacacacaaaaaaaagtttcaatcggagcagcatttgggaggtgaggCAGATAGTCTGTtccacaaagccagccagggatacacagcaTGAtcctgtcagaaaacaaaacaaaacaagacaaaacaaacaaacaaaaaaccccagcagAGTTGCCACAAGTCAGCCCAGAGTCCACCAGCTTTAGGTAACTACATCGTGACAACGTGCTCAGCTTGTTGTCTTGGCTTTTAGCTCCTCTGAGTGGATCTTATAAGAGATCTGAGGCCAGGAATGCCCTGTGAGCCTCCAAGGTTCACGGCCCAGTTCTGGTGGACCAACATTATCCTGTATGCAGAGTGTGAGAAAACGGAGGAAAAGCACAGTTGCTCAACCTAGGGTTCTTCAGGAGAAGCCAAAATAGCAAAGATTAATTGTAAGAGCTAATACTATGTCACCCAGGATACTCTGGGAGACTGAAAAAGACACACAACTGAAGACTTCTGTTAAGCTGTACCACTGTCAATAACAATGTTTAAACAATGCACGtgaaacaggttctcactgtgtagtcctggtccTCTGTggatcaggctagcctcgaactcacagagatccaactgccagtccctcccaagtggtgggattaaaggtaggcAGCACTTCATCTGGCTACCCTCACAGGCTGACAGGTTCGCTGagggactctgcctcaaaaattaaaTGAGCAATCGAGGAAGGTACGTAACACTGGCCTCtggtacatacacaaacacgtaCATCCCAGAGTTGGGAAGTACACcaaatggtagagtgcttgtctagtcTGAAGTCCTGGGCTCAGTACCCAGGACCACCTAAGCCAGCAGTAGTAAtaaatctataatcccagcacgcagaAGGCAGCAGTAGACTAGAAGtccaaggttatccttggctttATAACCAGTTTatgctagcctgggctccatgagacctgttctttaaaaaaaaaaaaaaatcaaagctaatGCTATGAAGTAAGAGAATTCAACCTAACATCTGTTCAGTCCTGTGACCTCCGAGAACAAGGACAACGTGGTTGCCCCTGTAACCAGTCACAGGCACTTCCTGCTGGAGGACAGAACAACAGGCAGGGAGACCGCAGTTAGCTTTTTAAGTGAGCAATGCATAGAGCTGCAAGGCGATTTATTGAATAGCAGGAGCTAATTAGCAGCAAGAGTCACAGCAAAACTTGAGGCTTTGCGGGGAGATGTACTAATTTACGTTAGCAAAGCCAAAATGGTGGCCACTGGACACTGACTGTCATTAGCACGTGCAGCAAGGTAAGCATCTGACTGGATTTGACCGCCGATGCTCATCCTTCGCCTTCGCCGTGCAGAGCTGAAACTATAACGtcaggagcacagtgaggaaggCACACCTGCTCTTCCACTATCAAAGGCCCTGCTCAAAAGGAtcacttttgtctttttaagataatgcatgggctggagagatggctcaacagttaagagcacggactgctcttccagaggtcctgagttcaaatcccagcaaccacatggtggctcacaaccatctgtaatgggatccgatgccctcttctggggcgTCAGCAGACAGTTATAgtttactcatataaataaaataaataagtaaaataccaCACGATGGGAAGTTGTCATCAATGCCTCTGTTCAAGATAAGAGATATTTTATCACCGAGGTTTCGTCTGAAGTAGCATTTTGGTTTATTTAACAGTTACTGAATGGAGATGGTCAAATAATGGGGAGAAAATGCTGCAAGGGAACAAAAAACTCGAGGGCCAAAAGCGGGAGGACGTTGTTGGCTGCAAGGTTAATTTGCCGTCAATGTGCTCCCCCACTGATTTGCCACTCTCTCTCTGGTGCTTAGGAAACTGTGGGAATTCACAGCCTGACTGACTTGTCTGTTATGCTGGGATTCATAACTAATATGCCAGGATGATGCTCTTAGCTTGGGCTAACCCAGAAAAGGTAAtgtgtaggctaggctggccaatTTATCACAACTCTCAGGCGCTTCCATGGCCGTACattactgtgggtgctgggaattcaaagaTCAAGCCATTACCCTTAAAGCCAATTCGTTAACAGGGAAGAGAGACATCGCACAGAAGACCAGAAGACAGACATGGGTAAGGCTCATGGAGGAACACGAAGAAGGCCACAGACTGTGACTATGAGCTATGGTTTGTGCGAGTAGGAGCTAAGAAAAGGTACAGTCCTCGGGTTTTCAGAAAACAGCCTGATTAGAGGTGACTCAAAGTCTGCACTGTAGGGGAGATAGATGGGCAGGTGAGGGGCtatgagagggagtgggagaccGGCCTGAGAAGCCGACaggagggctggggctggggcatggcGGGTGTATGCCCAGCTGGATGGCAGGGAGGTTAATCATAAGACCCCTTGAGATCGCTACTAAAACCGGGAGTGGATGGCCGCCATGGGAAGGAATGGCTGTGCTGTGGTCAAGATGTGCTACGGAgaatggggaagcagagagatccgctttttgttttttaatgtttttaggcccggagagattgctcagtagttaagagcacttatttctACAGAGGgtctaggttcaattctcagcaaacCCCAGTTCCGAGGTATCCAATACCCTCTGATGTCTGTGGGCAGTAAATGTGCATGGTGCCcacacaaaacactcacatgcaagtaatataaataaataaataaatatgcaatttAAAATTCTTgtaagagacagggtctcactatgttgcgtACGATGGCCATACACCAAATGGTTGAACTCATCGAAGACCTCCCCATGCTATCCCGAAGCCTCAACAGGATAAGAGCCGGGCTGACTGAAAAGACCAGACACTAAAGCAACTGTGGCAGGAACCTAAGGTTCATAGGGTTGGCGACGTGTTCTTTATTGAGCTGCGAGCCTCATCGGATCTTAAGCAAAATCACTTCCTTGGTGGACCGGATGAAGCTGCCCCAGAAACGGCATGTCTCGGCAACTGTAGGACCCAACGAGATGGAgcacacacatggaggccagaggtcctgAAACAGGACGCTGGTCATGGCCCTAAATTCCAATAAACACAACCTGGGAGACTCTTTCAAACAGCAACGGCCTCTTTTGCAATTTTTTATCTTGCTCCTCCAATTCTTGCCAATATTCTTTCATCCTGGCCTTTTCGCTCCTTCTAGAATCAGATAAAGAGAACGGCATTTTAAAAGGTCAGCTACGGAAGCTCTATTAGGACATTCACTTCAGAAGTCAAATCAGGAAATGAGAGCACAGTTCAGGCCAGTTCCTTTTCTAGACTGACAGAATTCTCCTACGTCCAGAATAAAAAGCCAGGCCTTGAAGGCACACATTGTTCTGTTCTAGGAACCGTCTGGGCATTTGGATTTCAAAAGTTGTCAAGGCAAAAAGACTTCAAACTTGCCTGAAAAGTGTTTTATATAGAAATGTGCAAAAGCAAGAAAGTCTGGTCCAAATAGTTACCTTAAAAATATCCTTTCAAATACAAGACCCTGAAACTGGGCAGTGCTTTTAGTCCCAAAactctgaggcagaagcaggcagatcttctagttccaggccagcctggcctacagagctatTTCTAGGGCAGcccagggtacacagagaaaccttctcaaaataaataaataaataaataaataaataaataaataaataaataaataaataaaataaaaaataaaaataaaaagaccccACGTTTCTTCTTTGCCTAAATGAGATCACATAACGGGCAACATTAATTAAGTGGGAGCAGGAAAGCAAGACAGTGGGGCTCATGAGCGTTTAGCAACAGAAGAGAGAAGCCAAAATGCTGGTCGTTGCTGTCTTCCTCTTTGGACCAGGCCCCACAAGGAATTACACCACACTGTGCTTCTCTGGGTAAGCTATACTAAAAGCAGCCGAGACAAGAGAGTATCCCTGGTATAGAAAGTAATTATACGTAATGATAATTACGCTTACTCTGAGTAAGTTGGCATTAACTTCCTACAGGTAAACACTGTATTCCTAAAGGAATGTTTTGCACAAGTTCATCAAACTAGGCTGTATTAGTGGGCTAATACCACACTGTAAGAAATACTCAGTGTTAAAAGCAGATACATGTATTTGGATCTTAGAGGCTAGTAAGTCATATTACTTACCCAGCTTTGGAGGAGAGCTTCTCTTGCGTAAGCATGACCATTTTTATGTGCAATGTTTGGAATGCTGGTTTTCAAACTCTGCGCTATAGAATTCTAGTAATGTTCTGCAGAGGAGTGTAGGTGTCCTGTGGATGCTATTAGCTTTCACAGGGAACAGTCATGAGGGGCAGCATGTACCCAGGATGCAGCCACTCAAACCGTTGTATTTGGTACAAACTTAAAACAGAGCTCCCTGACTTGTttgttaattgaaaaaaaaaatattctctgggCTAATAAGGCCAGATCAGTGTCCAAGGTCCAGGCTTTGATCCTCACATCCCCAGCACCAGATAtacaatgtatgtatatacaatgagtatatatgtatatataatgcattatgcacatgcatgtatatatgacaaatatttaaaagatttataaataAGAACACACTTATAAGAAGGTTTTGTGCTGGTTTTAaagcagttattttttttttttttttctttttctttttttttttttttttcggagctggggaccgaatccagggcttttcgcttgctaggcaagccctctaccaccgagctaaatccccaaccctttaaagCAGTTATTAACTATGGCCATAACAGAAAATGCTTCTGGTCCACATGGTCTCATGGTTCTCACTCTGGAGGTGAGCATATACACTGACTGTTATCAtaagatgtgtatgtgtggatatatgtgtgtaacAATTGAGGAGAAACAGCCAAAGATTATTTAAATCCATAAATTAAGATACCATAGTATTTTCATTTCTAGGTATCCATAGTTAcatggaaagggaaaggaaaggaaaggaaaggagaaggagaggagaggagaggagaggagaggagagggggggaagggaatacaaaaaaaagggggggagggaagggaagggaagggaagggaaggggaacggaacggaacggaaaggaaaggaaaggaaaggaaaggaaaggaaaggaaaggaaaggaaaggaaaggaaaggaaaggaaagggaaggagtttGACAGCTGCTGTTGGAGTCTCCAGGCTCCTCCGTGGTACCTGAGATCGGTTACCCTGGATTTAACTAGCTGAGACAAGCTCTGCTGTGAGCCGTAAGCCTTAACCCGGGTTGCCAGGAGTTTCTGTAAGTCTCTCATTCTTTGCTTCTGTTTAGTTAGGATCcgatttctctcttcttccaacattttcttttcctcaaggGATTTCCTGAGGGCAACAAACTAAGGCTTAATTCACTTTAAGCCAAGGAGGAAGTTGTCCGGCAAAGATTTAACATGGGATCATTcaaaggccagaaaaaaaaaaaaaaaaaaaaggccacctTTTGACCAAAATCGTAATTGTGACATTGGAAATCCGAGTAAAACTGATGCTGTTTCGCTACCTTCcccaaggaaacacagaaatcacaTTTGTTTCTTAGAAGAACATTCTTAGCAAACGGTTCTCCACCATGTCATACAATACCTTGCAGATAATTTAGTAAATTCAGATTTATCAAGCCAAAACCCACAGGGCTTCTTCCTATGCCAGTTCAGCAACCATGTGACCAGGAGCGCCCATCCCAGTGCCTTACCTGATGGCTTGCTCGCGCCCTCGGGAAGACGCGGTGGGCATCGGAGGGCTGTATTCAGAAGGCCTGGCGTTGGCGTGCGCGCTTCTTCTGGGGGATTTATGCCTAGGAGACGGATTAGGCCTGCGTATTTCTTTCAGAATTTCCTCACCCATTCGGACGTTTGCCaagattttctgtcttttattaggGTCACATAAGGATTCGTAAAGACAACACTGGTCACAAAGCACCGGGCAGTTCCGAAAGCTATGTTCAGAGggttccttccatttctccaaGCGTTGGTCACCGGGGCTCAGGCGCCTATGCCTGTGTTTACCCCTTGGCATTGCAGGACTTCTGGGGTCCCTGAAAGCTCTGTAAGCGGAGTGACTGGGCCCAGGCGAACTGTGCAGCACATCTCTGGCCTTTGGCTGCGTCCTGCTGTCCCCATAGAGCTCTTCCCTCTTTGGCTTGACATTCGCAGGTGGTCTGTAAATAAAACGAGGCACAGGCCTGGCTTTAAACTGCTTCGATTTCCTCCTAGCCCTCAAAAgttctctcagcttcctctcacggattgcttgcttctgctcctccCTCGCAATGAACTTAAAGGGCTTCTGGGAGGCCAGGAGTGCGGCTTTGCTCCTCTCCCGGGTCTTCTTCCGACGCTCCTCGTTCTGCTTGACTAGATCCTCATAAAGGGGAAGGAGCAGGCGGGAAGGAACTGGATTGGCTCGGAATTTCTTCTTACACTCTGCATCGTCCTCATTCCTCTTGAGCATCTTCTCCCTGGTTTCCTGAGCATCCGAGGCCTTCTCTCTCCGCTTCTGCTCTCTTACCGTCATTTCAAAGGGCGCCGGCACTGTAATCCTGGGCGTCCAGGCTTTaggtttcttcctgtttttcttagctgtttggaggtcagagtcaTACTGAGTATAATAATCTTCAACAGAAAAGTCGTTCCACATGTTGTTTATGAGCTCCTTGGCATAGGACCTTGTTCCAATTTCCCCAGGAGTCTTTTTCTCTAGGTCGGGCAACTCATCAGTAGTTGTGGACAAGGAGGACGACCCGTCTAGGTCAGGCTCTGAAAGCGAGGTCGCCGACAAGGCAGGATGTGAGCGGCGCTTTTCCGATGCAGAACtagggaagaagaagaattagGGCACACTTCCAATTTTATGTGGCCAAATGTTAGAGTTACTGTAACTGCCGATGTTCTAAGATTAAGGTATAGTCAGCTAGAAGACAGCAGCACAGGGTTGTGACAATGTCGTTTTTCTTTGGAATAGAGCTGAGAGAGGACTGGATTATCTAACACGCTCTCGCTTTTCCGAGAAGGAACTTGAGTCAGCTGCTCCTTGTGTCTTACTGTAATCATGCCTCTGTGTTTCCAGAGTCACCTTCCTGACCATGTCTGACCATGTTACTGCTACCTAACATTTCCCTCTTCTTTGCTGTGAAGTCTGACCTACCTGTCAATCAGAACTGGCGCCCCCGCTTACCCAGCAGCCTTACCCCTCCCTAACCTAGTCATCGTTGTTGAAGTCTTCTAGAAGACTGTTGTCTCAGTCCATTTAGTTGGGATGGACGACTTGGTCATTTTATAAACTATGCATATGTTGTCATTGTAAGGGATGTTTATAAACACGGTGCTGAACAGGGAGGGAACTAAATATGGGGCTTAGACTCGgggatttatttccttttctctgtcctttcgCTCTTAGATAAAGGGAAGAggggttgaaaagaaaaaggggataTAGACATATTATAAGAATTTGACAAATAGGGCTAGATTGTTTAATAtactcttaaaacaaaaaacaaaaaaattttatagccataatcttacattggtacagaattcctaataataataataataataataataataatgcaaggCTATGTTGTGTATATTGGTACAAAATTTAAGCTTAATTTTGGCACAACATAATATATTATGTTTTCAACTCTTAGATAGGCactgtgcctatgcaactcatttaaaaatgcaattacatTTATAATGTCCAGTCCATTTGCATTCGGCAACTtagatgccagtggccaatggctaggcagaaagaaagagatgggacttccaggttcccacaggtgaggagagaggagagggcaggaagaggagatggggagccTTGGGAGAGCGAGACAGAGCAGGCTCGGAGCTGTAGGGGCGTCCACAAAATGTAGGTGGAAAAGGAAAGTGGTCCACAGAAAGACAGCAAGGCCAATGGGCTTCACTGaggctgagggcagatttagagagGGTGAGCTAGGAGTGAAGGGAAGGGCATGGTAGCCGCAGAAAGCTGGACTACATAGAGTACAAGATCATCTTTCAAAATTGGGGCAGCCTAAATATTTTGATGCATATCTGTAAGCCTGAGTAAAGCAGAGAGACACGGATgggagggctggagacatggctcagaggataagaatactggctgcccttccagggaCACAGGCTtcattcccggcacccacatggcagctcacaggtcTCTATGGACACCAGGTGGACAAGTcatgtagacatacatgcaggcgaaatgcattaaaaaattacaataaaaaaaaaaaacagatggcCACCAAATGACGCTCAAAGCAAGAGGGAACCTAGTGAAATGATGCCAGTAAACACTGTGAATAAAATCCCACCTTTATATATCGTTAATACTAGGAAGGGCTATTCAGAAGCTGGTACTGTGGGTGCTTTCCCCCATATGTCGTCCAAGCATTTATCTTAGTTCAGTTCACAATGACGGTGACGACCATCTCTAGAAGAGACTTACCTATAAGAATCATCCCCAACGAGTGCTGCCTGGATGTCCTTCATAGTTAGCTTGTCCTGGtacattttctctaattttaccatggcctctgcatgggCAGCCCTCAGGTCTTTGAGTTTCCTGAAGTACTCTTCATCAGAGTGGTAAATATCAGAGAAGTTCATAGTGTTCTCCAATGTCACCTCTTTGTCCTTCCCAGGAGAGCTGTGATAGCCTGCCTAATAGAAAGAGAATCCTGTTGTCTGCCATTTGAAAGTAAGTAACAAATTGACCCTGACCCAAAAGCTGACTCTTGCAGAAGTCtcgccatgtagcccaggctggcctcaaactccgtatgtacaccaggctagctctgaactagtgatcggcctgcctctgcctcctgatcccTGGAATCAAAGGCGGGCGCCACCATGACTGACTTCTCCATGCATTTAATAATGGTCGGTTGGGCTCCTAGATACCTGACAGAAAATAGTCATGTGATGCCGCTACTGCGGAAGGCAGAGTGGAACTCGGCGGCTACAAGGATTTCTACAGGAAGCCTCTTCTGAGTCGCGCAGGTTTTGGCTGAGAGGTGAGCAGCTGCTGCCCCTGTGCCCAGAGCCAGCTCCTGAGGGACTCCTGCCTCAGGGCTCCAAGGGTGTGCAGTGGGTGGGGCAGGAATGGGGCCCAGGGACAAAGTTCTCCGTGGCTCTCCAGGGAGCCCAGCGGGATGATcttggaggggaaagggatacaggagagggcagaggagagtCACCGCTGTGAGCAGCAAGGAGAGTGACACCAATGACACCACAGGTGGCAAACACTTTGTGCATGAAGAGAGCATGGAGTGCTGTGTGGCTGGAGACTCCACACATGACCCGACTGGAGCTTCtgattgcccccccccccaccaactACCCATGGTTCCCTTCTTTTAACTGAGTCAACTAAGGAGAGAAAAACCTCACTTtctagagctggagaagtggctaaGTTGCTCAGGTGTTTGCTATACAAGCATAAAAAgctaagttcagttcctagaaaccgtgtttttaaaaaagccagaTGGATAGGGAGAGGGCAGTCCCTGAAGCCTAATCAGCGAGGCCTTTCCTGaaataacagcaaacaacagCTCTGAAGAACGCCATAGCAcagaagttgttctctggcctctgtatgtgcgtgtacacacacacacacacacacacacacacagacacacacagacatacacacacataggtatatgcacctaaacatacatataacatgccccaaacccctcactttctttataaatataatttttaatgttccCAGTTGACAAATGTTATGTATAATATTATGCATAAAGGGCTGCCAACCGTGGTTTTAAATTTAGCCTACCACCTTGAacacactcaaaacaaaacaatatattccCAAGTTGGACTCATAATACtataatctcagaaaataagTCTGTTTAGCCTTTCCGATGGGAAATTCAGAAGTCTGTGGTCAATAGTAGTTCGGGCTAGAGAAGTATCTCAGTCATCAAGGATTTGCCTATCATGTACCAGGCTACGGGTTCATTGTGCACATCCACATCGGGAAGGaggggatggatggacagacgtgTATTTTTAAACTATGTTCATACACGTATAAATgggtgagtgcaggtgcccatggagtccCCGGGAGCTGGAATTATGGGTAGTTTTAAGTTGTCCAGTGTGGGTGCCGGCAACCAAATTCCAGTTCTCTGCAAGGGCACcgagtgttcctaaccactgtcTTAGGCTTTTGTTGCTCTTGGAAGAAGACTCTTCTGGTGTTGTCCCACTTGGGATAACttcaagaaaacaatttttcttcaaGAGAACTGATATGTATAAATTTAGCAACTCAGAGGACCGAAGAACTATTTCATGTATGTCACACGAGGCACTTAGGAGAAATATTGttttgctgcttttacagaggacccaggttcagttcccagcatgtatacagtggttcacaaccaaaCATAATCCCAGCTCCAGAGggtccagcaccctcttctggcctccgtgggtacTGCACACGCATGACCCACAAAGACACCCTGCCTcccaataaatatacataaacctaaaaaaaaaaaaaaaaaaaaaaattgatgggtCACCCACCcctaatcccagcccttgggaggcagaagctggcagatcgctgagttccaggccaacctggtgtacagaatgagttcctggacagccaaggttacacagagtaACCcaatcttgaaaacaaacaaacaagcaaacagacagacaaacaaaataatgagCAGAGTCCCCTGAGCTCCCTGCATTTGATTGCTTTGTCTCTCAAGGATGCTGACGACCCAGAAGTCTGCGTAGTCTGCCCAAGACAGCTGCTCACCCCTCACTCAAATGCCACCTCAAGAGTCTTTGTTGACTATCCTCTGTGAAATGGCAACTCCCAGAGTACCGTGAGtccttcttctctgctttcctttccagaACTGTTCAGCCACCAACCATCCACCCAAGGCGGCCCCATGCCTGCCCCGACTGGAGAGTCAGCTTACAAAGGCAAGCACTTGTTTGCTCTGTGCTTTTGTGTTCCTAGCGCCTAGAAAAGTGCCTGACCGAGAAAACACGTCCAGTAAATATCTGCGGTGTGGAAGGCCGTATAGCTAGAAATATGTAAGTTCCCACCAAAGGAAAATGGCAGGCATTTCCTTTGCAAAGGTTGAACCATATGAGGAACCAGGTCACTGAAGGGCTGCTGTGGGCTTCCTGGGTGTTAAGGAAAAGGCCTACAATCCAACGTAAATGAAAAAATCTACAAACCAGGCTGCGAACCTGCcagtgttttatatttatatgtccTCTGGTTAAAGTAGGGAGCCATTTTCAGACAGAACATCCCTGGGCTCATTCATTCTCCCAGAAAATCTTTTCAACGGTCC
The sequence above is a segment of the Rattus rattus isolate New Zealand chromosome 11, Rrattus_CSIRO_v1, whole genome shotgun sequence genome. Coding sequences within it:
- the Fam161a gene encoding protein FAM161A; protein product: MNFSDIYHSDEEYFRKLKDLRAAHAEAMVKLEKMYQDKLTMKDIQAALVGDDSYSSASEKRRSHPALSATSLSEPDLDGSSSLSTTTDELPDLEKKTPGEIGTRSYAKELINNMWNDFSVEDYYTQYDSDLQTAKKNRKKPKAWTPRITVPAPFEMTVREQKRREKASDAQETREKMLKRNEDDAECKKKFRANPVPSRLLLPLYEDLVKQNEERRKKTRERSKAALLASQKPFKFIAREEQKQAIRERKLRELLRARRKSKQFKARPVPRFIYRPPANVKPKREELYGDSRTQPKARDVLHSSPGPSHSAYRAFRDPRSPAMPRGKHRHRRLSPGDQRLEKWKEPSEHSFRNCPVLCDQCCLYESLCDPNKRQKILANVRMGEEILKEIRRPNPSPRHKSPRRSAHANARPSEYSPPMPTASSRGREQAIRRSEKARMKEYWQELEEQDKKLQKRPLLFERVSQVVFIGI